One Aegilops tauschii subsp. strangulata cultivar AL8/78 chromosome 2, Aet v6.0, whole genome shotgun sequence genomic window, CTGAAGCCGTTGCCCACGTCCCTGCTCTCCGTCCACAGCACCGACTCGTCCAGGTAGTCTGGGTTGTACGGCACCAGACGCACCTGCATGCCCGTCGAACACGCTCAGTAAGTTCTGCCATGGACCCATGGTGATTCTTGAATCTTGATACCAATTTATGGGAAGGCAGATCAGTTAGGGCAGGGAGACTCTACTTACAGGGTGGGACTGGCCGAGGGAGTGCTTGATGGCCTGCCCGGTGGCCTTGTTCACCATGGCGAAGGCGGGGTACCCCTCCTCGTCCTTGATGCTGGTGCTCCACCTCATGTCCTTGATCCAGTGCTGGTAGTCGTCCTTGGGGTTGGCCGGCGCCAGCACCACCTTGCCGTTGCGCACGGACATGGCGTAGTTGGGGTTGGCGCGGCAGTAGATCTTCACCGTCGGCTGCGGCGGCATGGGGCGCCCGCCGCAGTTGCCGTCGATGTTCACCTGCGACATGCCGTACGGCACCGGCGCCGCGTACCCGGGCGTCGCCATCCCGTACCCGCCGTAGGTCTCGCGGTAGTAGTCCATGGCTATATGCTCGATCTGCGCAATGCATGCCGACGGGACGGAGGAATTTATAGGGGCGACGGGACGATCATATTCCATTGGTGTGCTACAATACATGGCGTTGGCCTCACGCTGCCTGTCAGGTGATAAGCGATGTCGATGTgcggggtggtggtggtggtgggatTCCATGGGATAGATAGATGATGCCATGGGACACTAGCTAGGTGGGGAGATGTGGGCGTGCCGGACCAAGCTAGAGCGTGAGCTGGCTAGCTTTGCGTGATTCCATTTCTTTCTGGTagttttgggaagaagaatcccTCTCGTACGTCCTCTATTATTGCTGGGGACGAGATAGCTAGGGGAAGCCGAATTTTACGCTGTGCTGTGCTTTGTCGCCGCACCGATACGCCGTGTTGAGCGTACGTTGTACACTGCATATGTATAGGACTAGGGTCTGTATTTATATCGTTGTATCTCTCTCCCCCGTATACTTGTATATTTTGGGAGACAAGTAGAGGCCGGTCCACCCTGTATCTATATATGTGCATCATGTACACAATCAATGATCATCGATTCGTGCAATCCCATTCTTCCTAACTAACATGGTATCAGTTTAGCACGCCGATCCCTTTCCCACCTTCCGCActagccgccgccgcgccctacagcagccgccgccgcctcccttgcgccgccgccgccgccgctgtccgccgccgctgccctccTCCCCAAGTTGCCGCTGCgccccccaaaccctaaccctaccccgcgccgccgccactcccCCCTCCCACCCGAGccgcgcacccctccccttgCCGCCGCTCCCATGGCGTCCCCTCAATCCAGCAACTCCAATCCGTTCGCCGGACTCGTACCCGACGCCACCGCCGTCCGTGATCTCGACATCCACACCCGTGTTCCCATCAAGCTTGATCAGTCCACCTCCTCGTACTACGCATGGAAGACCTACTTCAACCTCGTCTTCCGCGAGTACCACCTCCTCGAGCACGTCGACGGGACCGTGGATGGCGATCTCATGGTGGATGATCCGGACTGGGCGGCCATCGAGGCCTCTCTCATCCGGTGGTTCTACCTCACCGTCTCCCCGGACATCTTCCACACGGTCGTCTCGGAGGATGACGACGCGTGCGCCGTATGGACCAAGATCAACAACCTCTTCACCGATAACAAGCTTCAACGTCTTGTGTTCTTGCAGCAGGAATTTTTCGGGTGCCATCAAGATGATTCCTCCATCGATGACTACTGCATGCGTCTCAAGCGCCTCGCCGATGAGCTCCGTGATATCGGCGCCAAGGTGTCGGACGCGCTCATGCTTAGCACCCTCACCGCCGGCCTCAATGAGGACTTCGGCAACGTGGCTTCGAACCTCTCCCTGCTGCTGAACCCGACTTTCCAGTCCGTCACCGCGTACTTACGCTTGGAGGAACAGCGGATGAAGAAGGTCAAAGCCCGCGTCCACCacaccgccctcgccgccggGACATCTCGCGGGCAGCCGCAGCCCGCCCCGCCCCAACCGCGTCCGCCGGCGCCACCGGGGTACTACCCCCTCCCGCCCGCACCTCCCGctcctcagcagcagcagcagcagggcgggggcggcggccgcCGCAACAGGCGTGTGGGGGAGGGGGTGGCGGTCGTtcccagcagcagcagcagcaccagcCGCCAGGGTACGGGGGGGCCCAGCGCCAACATCAGCCCTCCC contains:
- the LOC109775706 gene encoding ricin B-like lectin R40G3 — its product is MASSIYPMESHHHHHPAHRHRLSPDRQREANAMYCSTPMEYDRPVAPINSSVPSACIAQIEHIAMDYYRETYGGYGMATPGYAAPVPYGMSQVNIDGNCGGRPMPPQPTVKIYCRANPNYAMSVRNGKVVLAPANPKDDYQHWIKDMRWSTSIKDEEGYPAFAMVNKATGQAIKHSLGQSHPVRLVPYNPDYLDESVLWTESRDVGNGFRCVRMVNNIYLNFDALNGDKYHGGVRDGTEVVLWKWCEGDNQRWKLQPYY